The segment CATATCAGCACTAATGAACCATatcccatcagaactctgcAGTTAAGTGTgtttgggcgagagtagtattAGGATGGATGATCTCTCGGGAAGTCTCCGTGTTGCACCCTTTTTAATAGTGGAAGTTCcattggtccagtggtttgaccaAAAATTCATTAATGCTTATACACTAAGACCAAGGGTTGATTAATACTTGTACACGTGGAGGTCTAGATTTCAATTAAAAGAGAAGACGAATTATACAGAATATTGGACAAAATGCTTACTAGAGATCTTCCTTTCAAGACATATCATCAGGAATAGATTTCATAGGACGGTTCGAATGATGTAATcagacaaaatatttataaaatatgtaaagtTGTCAACTGTAATATCGGCTCTGtaacattttttattgtttgtaatatcataattaaccgctgtttaaaaaaaatattgtaaccaATTAGAATTTATATGGAGGTGTAAAAGACaaagaaaataagtaaaaataattgcaaaaaaaaaaagcatggcGCCAAAAAGCTTAATGGTCGTGTCACGTGATGTAAGTTTGCTCGATGACCACCAGACAAATCTAATATGTTTTCCAAATTTTCGGGTCCCACTCTCAGATGTGCTgaccttttcttttcttttgtcttaattcttttataatatttaatttaattcatttttcCCATTCTATAAATCTCCACAGATTCATTCATCACTCTTCAACTAAACACTTCACAGTTTCATTCCCATACGAAGGACACGTGGCCAAGAAAAGGATGAAAGAAAGTAGCCGAAAGCAAGGAGCGGCGTCGCCATGCGCGGCCTGCAAGCTTCTACGGCGGCGGTGCGCTCAAGATTGTGTTTTTTCGCCGTATTTTCCGGCGGATGAGCCTCAAAAATTCGCTAATGTTCATAGAGTGTTCGGAGCTAGCAACGTCAACAAGATGCTTCAGGTATTTGTTCTTCTTTTCATGATAATTTAAACGTGATTAAGCTTACTTTGTTTAATCAGgatatttttgttcttatttctctgtttaaattttgttttagataAGACATTACTATCATTTCCACAAAACTTTTATTTACAACTACTCcatccaaattttagcaaacaaaaaaataaaaaaataaataaactactCCATGGTCTGatccatatatattattttattataaaccTAATTTAaggatttaaacaaaatttgtgAATTACATTTGGTTTGTTGAACTTTTACTTGTTAATGACATTTGCAGTTGCCAGCCGATGTAGAATTCTACCATTTTTAACTTTGGTTAGCtgatatagaatttaatagctATAAATTTTGTTAGCTAATGGTATTGATACGGTCAACATTTGTTAACTAGCTAATGTGGAATCTACATTCAGAGAGATTCTATACGCCTAAGCAACTACTTTGCTAAATGTCTAGTGAATCTGGTTAGTCTAATTGCTAACAAGATTTAAAAACTCAACAGGAGTTGCCGATCCATCAGCGGGGAGACGCAGTGAGCAGCATGGTCTACGAGGCTAATGCAAGAGTGCGGGATCCTGTTTACGGTTGCGTAGGTGCAATTTCCTCCCTGCAGCAACAAATTGATGTGTTGCAAGGCCAACTAGCTCTGGCTCAAGCTGAAGTGGTGCACCTCCGTGTGCGCCATTCAACTAATTTTCCGGGCCATGGACTATGCCCGGATAGCCCGAGCAGCAGTGGCTCACCGTCCTCGAAGCAAGTGAGTCCACAGGACAACAAGGGCATATTTAGCCATATGGACATGGTGGATGAAGCCAGTTTGGGAGAGTCTATGTGGTCTTGCTAGTTTGATGTCCTTTTTCTCTAATGcatttcctcttctttttttgggaaattttcgggattatatatttaattaggGGGTAGGGAATGAAAATACTCTGTTTTTACTACAGAGTGAAACTATTAACATGATAGACACAGATATGTATACTAAGTACTATAAATCTACCATCTATATATAAGTGGTACTTATTTGTATTTCGGGTATTTGTGATTTTGGACCAGGATCCACGAGGGTCATTTCTAGCCGACGAGAGCGCTTTGTTATCGATCTAATGTAAACttgtgaaatatatatttatctcaaaaaaagaaaaaaaatatttatcttaagACTTCTATATATACAGACATGTTTTTTTGCTTTTGCCAGTTTGTAATATCCAATTGTTTAAGCCAGGGATTGAAAACTGCGGTTATTTCTGGTATATCATCAATTAATTTCGTAAAGTTAATAAAGTCAgaagagaaaacaagaaaattatGGAGAGGTCTTAGAAGAACTTTCGATAAAGTATTCGGTTGGTCCCAGGTGTAACACAATTAGGGCATGACACATGAACATGGTAACCAGTGATGCGTTAATGTTAGACCGAATTGATATGAAAACGGTGTGAAGAATATGACCTTATCACATGAACAATTTTGTTCgatcttttctaaaaaaaaaaaaaattagctataAATTCGTGTTACtgaatcaattatttaaaagtaCATACTGTATACAAATGGGGAGGTCCTAGTTGACCcagataaaaaatataataatacttAACCAACTACTAAACAAAGCTTATGTTACCAATGGGTGATATTTACTTGTTAGATTGCTCACAGGAAAATTATATCAAAGCTTCTAAATGAAAAACGTCTTTTTCAAGTTGTTTATTCGGAATACGGCACGTATTGGAGGCATGCATAAATTCGATGGTAACTATTAAGAAACTTTGTTGGATAGATAAAAACGATTATAAAAAGATTTGATCGAGTTTGtatgaaaaaatgaatatttcaacaagaacaaagagaataataaaaaaaaaaacaaagagaataaCATAAACTCTATCTCTTGTATCGAAAAGTATGTAAGTTTGTAAATGCATTTTCTCTAGAGATGTCAATGTAACGTGTGGCCCGGACCCATAACAAAGCGAGTtcggaaaagaaaataaatgttcATAAAATTGCGGATCTTGTGGGTCTTACCCATGCAGCTTGTGGGTGGGTGTAGTGAACTCGTAACGGGTTTGTGTTTTAGCGGTTGTCCGCACAAAATAATCGATGTTTGTGTTATTCAAAGACCAATTACTTCAATGAGTTCCAATTCGGAATCACTCACCATGGTTTTTCAATTTCAACTTCTATTAATTCCAATTCGGAATCCCTCATGGTTCTTTTCCATCTGTTTTCTTTCCTTGCCACTCTTACTTTCTTACATGTATGTTTCGGAGCCACTGTCACTTTCTTTATACTGATTCCATTCATCAAATGTATTTTTGGAATGCAAAGTAACGCATTGTCACACTAGATTATTAGGTATTTTAGTGAGACACTGGAAGAGAAGATCTCATCTCTGGTTATAGctgtttttttcctattttctaATGTCATTAGTTTACATTGATTGTTATAGCTTGTATTTATCATTGTTGATTACTTACAAGAACAtcatattttgttataacaagGATATAAATATGATAGAAGCTCAGTTTACATTGTTGATTAATCTCGGAACAAAaatcagaatatatttttgtcaatATTGCAGAGACAAGAAGAGTTAACAAGAGATTGAatacataattttcttttttttttgaagaaagagATTGAATTACATACAATGGAAAACACAAGAGCGATAGAGAAAGAAGCAAACAAAAGATGAAAAGCAGATATGTTTCTAGACATCCTTAGCGATGAGATCACCATTGATTAAAGCTCTGTAAGCAGCAACGGGCCAAATGAAACCACGGAAGATGAGACGACTAGCCAATGGAACATCGATAATGATCTCTTTCATCGCTGGTTTCTTCTCATCACTGATCGCTATCAAGTAGCTTCTTCCGACCCACCCGATCCACCCAGCAATGTAGAGGAAGAGAAGTCCTGGAGTTATGAACTCTCCCCAATGCCGCTGGTCTCCGTTGACTATCAAGTGTGGTAGCCCGTCTGCCCCGCAGAGGAGCCCGTACTTGCCGTAGTTGTCGAACCTAACAACAAACAATATTCCAAGAAATCAAGAAATATCATAAAGCTACTCAATCTCCGTTGATTGGGTAACAAGGTACCTGCGCTTGGTCTTCTCGATCTGAGCGTTAAGAGCAAGAGCAGGGGCGCTCTCAGGAGCGTAGAGCTTAAGAGATGATTCGAGCTTCTTGATCTGTTGCTTCTCCCTCTTGGCGAACTGTTTCGACTCCTTGCAAGGGGTTAAGCCCGAGATATCGGCGACGGCTGGCATCGGAGCTGAGAGGAGGATGGAAGAGAGAGCTACCGCCGCCGAGAGAGCCTTCATGGACTGCTGTTGCTGCGGCGTTGCGGATTTGTCATCGGAGCAGACGAATCTCGCGGTGGATTTAGGTACGGATTGGGTGAGTGACTTGTTGAGGACGAGGTTCGTCGGGATCGTGAGCGACATGGCTCTTAGGATTTCGAAAGTTCTTAGGGTGGGAGGATAGAGAGATGATGAGCTTAAGATTCTGTAGAGTGGGGGAGAAGACAAATAGATTAAGTTTAGGGAGAGAAAGATAAGAAATGAGGTCTCGGGGTGATGATGCGGCGTGTTGTTAGTGGTTGATAAGTTACAAG is part of the Raphanus sativus cultivar WK10039 chromosome 5, ASM80110v3, whole genome shotgun sequence genome and harbors:
- the LOC108857433 gene encoding LOB domain-containing protein 4, with protein sequence MKESSRKQGAASPCAACKLLRRRCAQDCVFSPYFPADEPQKFANVHRVFGASNVNKMLQELPIHQRGDAVSSMVYEANARVRDPVYGCVGAISSLQQQIDVLQGQLALAQAEVVHLRVRHSTNFPGHGLCPDSPSSSGSPSSKQVSPQDNKGIFSHMDMVDEASLGESMWSC
- the LOC108862852 gene encoding photosystem I reaction center subunit III, chloroplastic, translating into MSLTIPTNLVLNKSLTQSVPKSTARFVCSDDKSATPQQQQSMKALSAAVALSSILLSAPMPAVADISGLTPCKESKQFAKREKQQIKKLESSLKLYAPESAPALALNAQIEKTKRRFDNYGKYGLLCGADGLPHLIVNGDQRHWGEFITPGLLFLYIAGWIGWVGRSYLIAISDEKKPAMKEIIIDVPLASRLIFRGFIWPVAAYRALINGDLIAKDV